A single region of the Silene latifolia isolate original U9 population chromosome 8, ASM4854445v1, whole genome shotgun sequence genome encodes:
- the LOC141596390 gene encoding uncharacterized protein LOC141596390 isoform X1 has product MPKNRQTDIDDFACGNLVGTLYGPEEYLTERQKRFRRMNYDEYFNYEKKVDESEGFDVDGCTGVMTGRITPLGQGGREWKVAEVVAQFAGRKQGEAMGITIEFVRLTKANIQTVAGLLYYLTFVATTTDKTEKTYRAKVWSRPITWECKILLFLDGNNGKKDLTVRTKADKMARGKRKRGTAEEEYITFSLLGYFGEPVEVPDNPTIAPDPDQLQKDGCDLFAKELKKQNPHLTDDQAAMSASSKWELLGYCDKAPFLKEARKMFERQYPQYYRDTK; this is encoded by the exons ATGCCGAAGAATCGACAGACTGATATTGATGATTTTGCCTGTGGTAATCTTGTGGGAACTTTGTATGGACCTGAAGAGTATCTTACTGAAAGGCAGAAACGCTTTCGCCGGATGAATTATGATGAATACTTTAATTACGAGAAGAAAGTTGACGAATCAGAG GGGTTTGATGTTGATGGGTGCACTGGTGTTATGACTGGACGGATTACCCCGCTTGGTCAAGGTGGTCGTGAGTGGAAGGTGGCTGAGGTCGTTGCACAGTTTGCTGGACGGAAACAGGGAGAAGCAATG GGCATAACCATCGAGTTTGTACGTCTCACGAAAGCCAACATCCAGACTGTTGCGGGACTTCTATATTATCTCACTTTCGTCGCCACCACTACAGATAAAACAGAGAAAACTTACAGAGCTAAGGTTTGGAGTAGACCTATTACATGGGAGTGTAAAATACTTCTCTTTCTTGACGGAAATAATGGGAAAAAAGACTTAACAGTGAGAACCAAGGCAGATAAAATGGCACGTGGCAAACGCAAGAGAGGTACTGCAGAGGAAGAGTATATAACGTTTAGTTTACTAGGCTATTTCGG CGAGCCTGTTGAAGTGCCTGATAACCCGACTATTGCTCCCGACCCTGACCAACTTCAGAAAGATGGCTGTGATCTTTTTGC GAAGGAGCTTAAGAAGCAAAACCCTCACTTGACAGATGACCAG GCTGCGATGAGTGCGTCAAGCAAATGGGAGCTGCTTGGGTACTGT GATAAAGCTCCCTTTCTGAAGGAAGCTAGGAAGATGTTTGAGAGACAATATCCCCAATATTATCGTGATACTAAGTAA
- the LOC141596390 gene encoding uncharacterized protein LOC141596390 isoform X2, whose amino-acid sequence MPKNRQTDIDDFACGNLVGTLYGPEEYLTERQKRFRRMNYDEYFNYEKKVDESEGFDVDGCTGVMTGRITPLGQGGREWKVAEVVAQFAGRKQGEAMGITIEFVRLTKANIQTVAGLLYYLTFVATTTDKTEKTYRAKVWSRPITWECKILLFLDGNNGKKDLTVRTKADKMARGKRKRGTAEEEYITFSLLGYFGKELKKQNPHLTDDQAAMSASSKWELLGYCDKAPFLKEARKMFERQYPQYYRDTK is encoded by the exons ATGCCGAAGAATCGACAGACTGATATTGATGATTTTGCCTGTGGTAATCTTGTGGGAACTTTGTATGGACCTGAAGAGTATCTTACTGAAAGGCAGAAACGCTTTCGCCGGATGAATTATGATGAATACTTTAATTACGAGAAGAAAGTTGACGAATCAGAG GGGTTTGATGTTGATGGGTGCACTGGTGTTATGACTGGACGGATTACCCCGCTTGGTCAAGGTGGTCGTGAGTGGAAGGTGGCTGAGGTCGTTGCACAGTTTGCTGGACGGAAACAGGGAGAAGCAATG GGCATAACCATCGAGTTTGTACGTCTCACGAAAGCCAACATCCAGACTGTTGCGGGACTTCTATATTATCTCACTTTCGTCGCCACCACTACAGATAAAACAGAGAAAACTTACAGAGCTAAGGTTTGGAGTAGACCTATTACATGGGAGTGTAAAATACTTCTCTTTCTTGACGGAAATAATGGGAAAAAAGACTTAACAGTGAGAACCAAGGCAGATAAAATGGCACGTGGCAAACGCAAGAGAGGTACTGCAGAGGAAGAGTATATAACGTTTAGTTTACTAGGCTATTTCGG GAAGGAGCTTAAGAAGCAAAACCCTCACTTGACAGATGACCAG GCTGCGATGAGTGCGTCAAGCAAATGGGAGCTGCTTGGGTACTGT GATAAAGCTCCCTTTCTGAAGGAAGCTAGGAAGATGTTTGAGAGACAATATCCCCAATATTATCGTGATACTAAGTAA